Genomic window (Euzebya rosea):
GTGATCGTGCTCGGCAACCGACTCGGTGGTCCCTCTGGTGCGACGACGCTGGACGGGCCGTCCCAGCGACAGCTGGCCGCCGACGCAACCGCCGCCCTGCTCGGGGCGCGACGCCGCGAGCTGCTCGCCCGCATGCCGGCGGCGTGGTTCGACGCGACGGGGGCGCGCATCGGGTCGTCCGAGCCCCTTGACACCCTTCCCGCGGAGGAGGTGTTGAGGGCTCGGCTGGACATGGTCGAGGCCGGGCGAGAGGAGGTCGCCCTGGTGTCCCTCCGAGTCCATCCCGTGCGCGGCCGGGCCGATGTGGAACTCGTGGCGGACGCCGTCGCCGAGCGACTGATGCGCACCGTCCGGCGAGTGGACCTGACCGCCCGGGTGGGGGACGACCGCGTGGTCGTCGTCCTCGCCGAGGTCGCCGACAGCGACATCGCGCTGCGAACCGCCCAGCGGCTGGTGGATCGTGCGCATGCGCCGGTCCTCCTCGATGGGGTTGTCGTGCGTCCCGAGGTGAGCGCCGGAGTGGTGCTGTGGGACGGCCACACGCGGGTGTCGGAGATCCGCGAGGAGCTGGACGCGGTGGAGGCCGCTGCGGCGATCGACCCGATGCACGCGCTCCACCTGCGGGCATCGGCGCGCCAGCGTCGCGGCCTCGCGGCCTGACCGGGCACGCGGCCGTGCCGGCATCTACGCTGCCGGTCCCATGCGCCTACTCATCGCCCGCTGCACCGTGGACTACGACGGTCGGCTGACCGCCCACCTGCCGGAGGCCCGTCGCCTGATCATGGTCAAGGCCGACGGCTGTGTCGCCATCCATGCCGACGGTGGTGCCTACAAGCCCCTCAACTGGATGAACGCCCCCAACCGGCTGGAGGAGGAGGACGACCGCTGGGTCGTGACGTCCCCCAAGGGCGAGACGCTGACCATCACCCTGCACGAGCGCATCTGGGAGACCGAGACCGAGCTCGGCGAGGACCCCGGCCTGACCAAGGACGGGGTCGAGGCACACCTGCAGGAGCTGCTGGCGGCCAACACCGACGCCATCGGCGAGAACCTCCAGCTGGTCCGCCGCGAGTACCCCACCGACATCGGGCCCGTGGACCTGCTGCTCCGGGACGCCGACGGGCAGGCCGTGGCGGTGGAGATCAAGCGGCGCGGCGAGATCGACGGGGTCGAGCAGCTGACCCGCTACCTGGAGCGCATGGACCGTGATCCGCTGCTGCGTCCGGTCAGGGGCATCTTCGCCGCACAGCTGATCAAGCCCCAGGCCCGCGTCCTGGCGGAGTCACGGGGCATCGCCTGCGTCGAGGTGGACTACGACGAGCTGCGCGGTATCGAGTCCGACGAGCTCAAGCTCTTCTGACCCGTCCCCCCGCCGGGACGGCGACCCGTCCCTCCACCGTCTCGTGCAGCTTGATCCACAACTGCGCTGAACTGCACAATCCGCTCCCGGTCCTGTGCACCTGTGCGCCCAACGGCGCCGAGGTGCACATCGCGGCTCGCCGCCGCCCGCCGCCTCCTGCCGCCCCGCTTCAGTGGTCGTGTCAGCGTGTGCGGGTGTAGCGGAGCAGCAGCTCGCCGTCCTGGTGGAGGACGCGGGAGAGGGCCATCCGGCGTTCGGGGTGGGCACCGCCGGCGATGCGCCTGGGGTCGTCGCTGCCCACGACGGTCGCGGCCAGCGTCAGGCACAGCTCGTCGACGAGGTCGGCGGCCAGCAGGGCGGCGTTCAGCCCCGGCCCGCCCTCGCACAGGACGTGGTGCAGGCCCAGGGACTCCCGGAGGACGGCCAGGCCTTCCGTTAGGTCGACGCGACCCTCACCCGCGCTGACGACACGGGCACCCGCCTCGGCCACGCGCTGGACCGCCTCGGGATCCGCGTCGGTCGTGGTCAGCACGATCGGCGGGACGCGGGTGTCGGTGAACAACCGGGAGGTGGGGTCGAGGTCCACCGACGCCGTCACCACCACGATGGGCGCCGGGTCGACCCGGCCGTCGGCTTCCCGTGCGGCTCGCATCGTGTCGCGGACCCGCATGCCGCCGTAGTCCTCGGCCCGAACGGTGCCCGCGCCGGCCAGGATGGCGTCGGCGTGATGGCGCATCGCGAAGAAGGCCAGCCGGTCCGCCTCGCCACCCAACCCCCCGCTGACCCCGTCGTCGTCGACGATGTGCCCGTCGAGGCTGCTGACCATGTTGACCCGCAGCCACGACGGCTCGTCCGCCGGCGGGCGGTGGGCCTCGTAGGCGTCGACCTCGGGCACGTGGGTTGGGTGCAGCTGCTCCATCTCGCGGCAGGCTACCCAGCATGGGTGCCCCTCCTCCCTCCGCTGACGACCCGGCTGACGACCCGGCCGATCACGACGCGGTTCGTGCGCTCGTCGAGGGTGTGCTGGCGTGGCATCGGCCCGACGACCGGGACCTGCCGTGGCGGGCGCCCGGCACCACCCCCTGGGGGATCCTCCTCAGCGAGGTGATGGCCCAGCAGACCCAGGCCGAGCGCGTCGCCGGCCGCTGGGTGGAGCTGGTCGAGCGGTTCCCCGATCCCTCGGCCATGGCCGAGGCCGCCCCGGCGGAGGTCATCGACCTGTGGGTGGGGCTGGGCTACAACCGCCGGGCGGTCAACCTGCACCGTGCTGCGGTGGTGATGGTGGAGCGGCACGGAGGTGAGGTGCCCGACGACCTCGACGGCCTGCTGGCCCTCCCCGGGGTCGGCCCCTACACGGCCCGGGCCGTCCTCGCCTTCGCCTTCGATCGTGACGTCGTCCCGGTCGACACCAACGTGGCCCGCGTCGTCGCCCGCCACACCGGCAGGGTGCTGGACCGTGCGGACGCCCAGGCGCTGGCCGACGGGGCGGTGCGGTGGGGGAGGGGCGCGGCCACCGCAGCGGCGCTCATGGACCTCGGGGCCACGGTCTGCCGGGCCAGGACACCAGCGTGCGAGGGGTGTCCCGTCATGGCGACGTGCAGCTGGGCGGGAGGGCCCGAGGAGGACCCCGCCGGGCGAGGTGCCCACCGTCCCCGCCCGCAGGGTCGGTTCGAGGGATCGGCCCGCCAGGCGCGCGGGAGGATCATCGCTGCGGCCCGTGCGGGCCTGCTGGAGGGCGGGGCAGCCCTCGAGCTCGCCGGCGAACACGGGGAAGCGGTCCTGGACGCGTTGGTGGCCGACGGGCTGGTGGTGCGGAGCGGCCGCGGGTTTGCGCTGCCGGGAACGACGGGCAAGTCTCGGGACGGCGAACGGGACCGCGAGGACTGACCGGGGCACGACATGGCAGGGACGACAGCGCAGGCGCTCGACGAGCGGTCCTGGTGGAAGCTCGGCGGTGACGGTTGGCGCACGGTGCTGCGCAACACCGGACAGGAGTTCAAGGCCGACGAGGTGTCCAACCTGGCCGCCGTGGTCACCCTCAGGATCGTGCTGGCCCTCGTGCCGAGCCTCATCGCCGCCGTCGCGATCGCCGCCCAGGTCGTCTCGACCGCCGACATCGAGGCGATGGTGGCGGCTGCGGGCGACCTGATCCCGGGGAGCGCCAGGGACTTCGTCGAGGACGCCCTGCAGACGGCGCTGGAGAACCTGAAGGAGGACGGCACCGTAGCGCTGATCATCTCCATCGGGGCAGGGCTCTTCGCGGCCAGCGGGGCCGCTGCGGCGCTGATCAACGCGCTGAACAAGGCCTACGACCGCAAGGAGGACCGGGGCTTCGTCGGCCTGCGACTGACCTCGCTGGGCGTCATCGGCGCGCTGGCCCTGGCCCTGATCGGCATGTTCGTGGCCATCGTCTTCGGCCCGACGCTGCTGGAGCTCGTCCTGCCGCAGGAGGTCCTCGACTCGCCCCTTCGCCTGCTGATCGGCCTGGGCCGGTACGTG
Coding sequences:
- a CDS encoding diguanylate cyclase domain-containing protein; translation: MPELLIAVATVGLLGVVTARAAGRRRAAVVAPEVVAKVVHRAREAVGVDAALRHLLDGLATATGATRADALFVTPPNKAVARVSLEDGQLTTIETRPPEELCELMTAWLAVDPRPADLREGDAHPLRPWLARMGVDDAIVVPLMDSEPLGVIVLGNRLGGPSGATTLDGPSQRQLAADATAALLGARRRELLARMPAAWFDATGARIGSSEPLDTLPAEEVLRARLDMVEAGREEVALVSLRVHPVRGRADVELVADAVAERLMRTVRRVDLTARVGDDRVVVVLAEVADSDIALRTAQRLVDRAHAPVLLDGVVVRPEVSAGVVLWDGHTRVSEIREELDAVEAAAAIDPMHALHLRASARQRRGLAA
- the nucS gene encoding endonuclease NucS, which gives rise to MRLLIARCTVDYDGRLTAHLPEARRLIMVKADGCVAIHADGGAYKPLNWMNAPNRLEEEDDRWVVTSPKGETLTITLHERIWETETELGEDPGLTKDGVEAHLQELLAANTDAIGENLQLVRREYPTDIGPVDLLLRDADGQAVAVEIKRRGEIDGVEQLTRYLERMDRDPLLRPVRGIFAAQLIKPQARVLAESRGIACVEVDYDELRGIESDELKLF
- a CDS encoding dihydrofolate reductase family protein; amino-acid sequence: MEQLHPTHVPEVDAYEAHRPPADEPSWLRVNMVSSLDGHIVDDDGVSGGLGGEADRLAFFAMRHHADAILAGAGTVRAEDYGGMRVRDTMRAAREADGRVDPAPIVVVTASVDLDPTSRLFTDTRVPPIVLTTTDADPEAVQRVAEAGARVVSAGEGRVDLTEGLAVLRESLGLHHVLCEGGPGLNAALLAADLVDELCLTLAATVVGSDDPRRIAGGAHPERRMALSRVLHQDGELLLRYTRTR
- a CDS encoding A/G-specific adenine glycosylase is translated as MGAPPPSADDPADDPADHDAVRALVEGVLAWHRPDDRDLPWRAPGTTPWGILLSEVMAQQTQAERVAGRWVELVERFPDPSAMAEAAPAEVIDLWVGLGYNRRAVNLHRAAVVMVERHGGEVPDDLDGLLALPGVGPYTARAVLAFAFDRDVVPVDTNVARVVARHTGRVLDRADAQALADGAVRWGRGAATAAALMDLGATVCRARTPACEGCPVMATCSWAGGPEEDPAGRGAHRPRPQGRFEGSARQARGRIIAAARAGLLEGGAALELAGEHGEAVLDALVADGLVVRSGRGFALPGTTGKSRDGERDRED
- a CDS encoding YihY/virulence factor BrkB family protein, which translates into the protein MAGTTAQALDERSWWKLGGDGWRTVLRNTGQEFKADEVSNLAAVVTLRIVLALVPSLIAAVAIAAQVVSTADIEAMVAAAGDLIPGSARDFVEDALQTALENLKEDGTVALIISIGAGLFAASGAAAALINALNKAYDRKEDRGFVGLRLTSLGVIGALALALIGMFVAIVFGPTLLELVLPQEVLDSPLRLLIGLGRYVAAITILMLFFGFAFWFGPNRDRPRLRFLTPGAVLGVGGWLLLSFLFGLYVSFSQSYAATYGAFAGVIVLLVWLNYSFTVLLMGAELDHEIERYLTADATAGGDTGPDPTPAPALDAVTADMPRHPGLVGTRHGSSVGTTQRDQGDDEPSDGGLVVPPLQGVAAATPGAALAARAWRRFLR